One region of Pyramidobacter sp. YE332 genomic DNA includes:
- a CDS encoding PucR family transcriptional regulator, whose product MAVMFTVADMLELPVFAGHEIAAGKKGTGNRVRFIDFIEIPDPSGWCRPDTFSFTTGYAFRNNPEQICRIIRVLSAGRAAGLGVKLGRFISAIPPQAFSLADELDFPLVILPKGLAYAVVSRTVMREIFRTERSCRDDAGEPLSLFQLEQDPVGLLESLKRQGWESSRSVWSLQWENLPPQRPSLPPPRAFQYSANSSLRMLVAQLPGERADHFVEFLKCCLPQQMERQSLGISGPAPLKNIVQSFAEARAALQLGAQLGFDEGVFVYSELELLDLLKKNRPPAELQEAASRCLRPLLDEDVKKHSSLAQTLRVWFACDGSSEKAAQRLHIHRNTLLYRHKRIMELLPLNRYGSTPFRLALFFLYAKNDAGGES is encoded by the coding sequence ATGGCCGTCATGTTTACCGTTGCCGACATGCTCGAGCTGCCCGTTTTCGCCGGCCATGAAATCGCTGCGGGCAAAAAAGGGACGGGAAACCGCGTCCGCTTCATCGATTTCATCGAGATCCCCGACCCTTCCGGCTGGTGCCGCCCCGACACGTTCTCCTTCACGACCGGTTACGCCTTCCGCAACAATCCCGAGCAGATCTGCCGCATCATCCGCGTCTTGAGCGCAGGCAGAGCCGCCGGGCTGGGCGTCAAGCTGGGACGTTTCATCAGCGCGATCCCGCCGCAGGCGTTCAGCCTCGCCGACGAGCTGGACTTTCCCCTGGTCATCCTGCCCAAAGGACTGGCTTATGCCGTTGTCTCGCGCACGGTCATGCGCGAGATATTCCGTACTGAACGGAGCTGTCGCGACGACGCCGGCGAGCCTCTCAGCCTTTTTCAGCTGGAGCAGGATCCCGTCGGCCTGCTCGAGTCGCTGAAACGGCAGGGCTGGGAAAGCTCCCGGAGCGTATGGAGCCTGCAATGGGAGAATCTGCCGCCGCAGCGGCCTTCCCTGCCGCCGCCGCGCGCTTTCCAGTACAGCGCCAACAGCTCCCTGCGCATGCTCGTCGCTCAGCTGCCCGGCGAGCGGGCGGATCACTTCGTCGAATTTCTGAAATGCTGCCTGCCGCAGCAGATGGAACGCCAAAGCCTGGGCATCTCCGGCCCCGCGCCGCTGAAAAATATCGTCCAGAGCTTCGCGGAAGCGAGAGCGGCCCTGCAGCTCGGCGCACAGCTCGGCTTCGACGAAGGCGTCTTCGTCTACTCGGAGCTGGAACTTCTGGATCTCCTCAAAAAGAACCGGCCGCCGGCCGAGCTTCAGGAGGCCGCCTCGCGCTGTCTGCGTCCCCTCCTCGACGAAGACGTGAAAAAGCATTCCAGTCTCGCGCAGACCCTTCGCGTCTGGTTCGCCTGCGACGGTTCCTCCGAAAAAGCCGCTCAACGGCTGCACATCCATCGCAACACCCTGCTTTACCGCCACAAGCGGATCATGGAACTTCTCCCCCTGAACCGATACGGCTCAACGCCGTTCCGTCTGGCGCTGTTTTTTCTGTACGCGAAAAACGACGCCGGCGGAGAATCGTAA
- a CDS encoding sodium:solute symporter family protein yields the protein MEHADDKKGRKKSVSVDDWEVGGRELPLYVVVGTQFATAMGGGILVGQVGNGFSNGYSVMLYGILCQLSFVILMFVAKWLREHKFATVPEILLHYSGPSKTVRILAGLMTIVVPFGWCCSNLTAFAKLYTTITGIPLNILICAMAVLCVFFVLPSGLKTVAWTDFVFGCLMFIIGTTIAIATARMAGGMSHVMRTVPQDIVQFPSSLFSVGLSTSILWIFSLTPGGLTNQMYYQRILACKETNKVIKSLAISAFCALLAYVWAIVVGLSVRSMNPGLEREMATGWLMNELPLWAVAVFSGLVVCTILSTISSGIQSVVVNLNRDIYRVLNPRVSEKSAVQINRVLSVIVLAAAALIAMYFPQVLNLLVLTYSYSAAGLVCPIFLGYMLRRKGIITKNGLIAGMILGVGVCAYSMHFKSVIPYVIWGCLASGVAMIVFSKLDKKNPAYLEEK from the coding sequence ATTGAGCATGCTGATGACAAGAAAGGCAGAAAAAAGAGTGTTAGTGTAGATGATTGGGAAGTCGGCGGCCGCGAGCTTCCTCTGTATGTCGTTGTAGGTACACAATTTGCTACAGCAATGGGAGGTGGAATTCTAGTCGGACAAGTTGGCAATGGATTCAGTAACGGATATTCAGTGATGCTTTACGGCATTCTGTGCCAGTTGTCTTTTGTTATTCTTATGTTCGTCGCTAAATGGTTGCGCGAACATAAGTTTGCGACTGTTCCTGAAATTTTACTGCACTATTCAGGTCCTAGCAAAACTGTGAGGATTCTGGCTGGCTTGATGACTATCGTTGTTCCATTTGGCTGGTGCTGTTCAAATTTAACAGCATTTGCAAAATTATATACGACAATTACAGGTATCCCCTTAAATATCTTGATTTGCGCTATGGCTGTCCTGTGTGTATTTTTTGTATTGCCTAGCGGACTTAAAACAGTAGCATGGACGGATTTTGTCTTTGGTTGTCTGATGTTTATCATCGGTACAACGATAGCAATTGCAACAGCGAGAATGGCTGGCGGCATGTCACATGTGATGAGGACAGTTCCTCAGGATATTGTACAGTTCCCGAGCTCATTATTCAGTGTCGGTTTATCTACGAGTATTTTATGGATTTTTTCACTCACTCCTGGTGGACTGACAAATCAGATGTATTATCAGCGTATCCTTGCTTGTAAAGAAACGAACAAGGTTATTAAAAGTCTAGCTATTTCTGCTTTCTGTGCACTGTTAGCCTATGTTTGGGCTATTGTCGTTGGACTGAGTGTTCGTTCCATGAACCCTGGACTTGAACGGGAAATGGCAACGGGATGGTTGATGAACGAATTACCTCTATGGGCGGTTGCGGTCTTTTCTGGATTGGTTGTATGCACGATTCTTTCCACAATCAGTTCTGGTATCCAATCGGTAGTTGTTAATTTGAATCGTGATATTTACCGTGTGCTGAATCCTCGAGTCTCGGAGAAATCCGCTGTACAGATAAACCGCGTTCTCTCTGTGATCGTGCTGGCGGCAGCGGCTTTGATTGCTATGTATTTTCCCCAGGTACTCAACCTCCTCGTGTTGACCTATTCGTATTCGGCTGCCGGGCTTGTTTGCCCGATCTTCCTCGGCTATATGCTACGCCGTAAGGGAATTATCACAAAGAATGGGCTCATCGCCGGCATGATCCTTGGTGTTGGAGTCTGTGCCTATTCTATGCACTTTAAGTCGGTCATTCCTTATGTGATCTGGGGTTGCCTTGCTTCTGGCGTGGCGATGATTGTTTTCAGTAAATTGGACAAGAAGAATCCCGCTTATCTGGAAGAAAAATAA
- a CDS encoding ornithine cyclodeaminase family protein — translation MSTSHLEILFLNNKEVNSLAGNSMPDVIHDIERVLSMLDKGEAINAGKIVLHWGKTIEEENIYGRINAMPGFVGGEYNMSGIKWIGSNPNNYKQGLPRATVTVILNDPISKVPVCISDATTVSAKRTGAVAGLAMKYLAVQNAQTMTIFGAGAQSRTQLEAAMVVRPSIKEVYITDIVFERAESYAAEMTAKYPGLKVTAVQDASGACRKSDIISTVTIATEPVVQAEWIKKGALMINNADYEYTYDCVRLADKVFVDTWETIKHRMISTVALMWRDGLFKDEQITAELGEIINGKKKGRENDEETIYFNAVGMGVEDIAVVSRAYHKAVEKGIGTKVPYWV, via the coding sequence ATGAGTACTTCGCATCTTGAAATTCTATTTTTGAACAATAAGGAGGTCAATTCTCTCGCGGGCAATTCTATGCCGGATGTTATTCACGATATCGAACGAGTTCTCTCGATGCTTGACAAGGGAGAAGCGATCAATGCCGGTAAAATCGTTCTTCATTGGGGAAAAACCATCGAAGAAGAAAACATTTACGGGCGCATCAATGCCATGCCAGGTTTTGTCGGTGGCGAATACAACATGTCTGGCATTAAATGGATTGGCAGCAATCCCAACAACTACAAACAAGGACTGCCACGTGCAACCGTAACCGTGATTCTGAATGATCCAATATCGAAAGTGCCGGTATGTATTTCTGACGCGACTACGGTCAGCGCCAAGCGTACTGGCGCCGTTGCCGGATTGGCGATGAAGTACCTCGCGGTGCAAAACGCACAAACAATGACGATATTCGGTGCGGGAGCACAGTCGCGTACGCAGCTCGAAGCCGCTATGGTCGTTCGTCCGTCCATCAAGGAAGTTTATATTACTGACATTGTATTTGAACGTGCCGAAAGCTACGCCGCGGAAATGACCGCAAAGTATCCCGGTCTTAAAGTTACGGCAGTTCAAGACGCTTCCGGTGCCTGCAGGAAGAGCGATATTATCAGCACCGTAACTATTGCGACAGAGCCCGTTGTGCAGGCGGAATGGATTAAAAAAGGCGCTCTCATGATCAATAATGCTGATTATGAATACACATATGACTGCGTCAGGCTGGCCGACAAGGTTTTCGTTGATACGTGGGAAACTATCAAACATCGTATGATTAGCACTGTAGCGCTGATGTGGCGAGATGGTCTGTTTAAGGATGAACAGATCACGGCTGAGCTTGGTGAGATCATCAACGGTAAAAAGAAAGGGCGTGAGAATGACGAAGAAACAATCTACTTTAACGCCGTCGGTATGGGGGTTGAAGATATTGCAGTAGTTTCCCGTGCCTACCATAAAGCAGTGGAAAAAGGCATAGGAACCAAGGTTCCTTATTGGGTGTAG
- a CDS encoding transposase: MAAQTHPRDKECLTNGDTKAWLVAATRGRAEKIENVAYTLDKAPEHQLEKQQIWIATIAENSSHLCRAYRMKETLRRLLKIEDTNEVEADLKRWLLWTGYSKNPAFKKLYQKVKCH; this comes from the coding sequence TTGGCTGCACAGACTCATCCCAGAGATAAGGAATGCCTGACGAATGGCGATACGAAAGCTTGGCTTGTTGCGGCGACAAGAGGACGGGCGGAGAAAATCGAAAATGTAGCCTACACTCTTGACAAGGCACCAGAACATCAGCTGGAAAAGCAGCAGATCTGGATCGCCACAATTGCTGAGAATAGCAGCCATCTCTGTCGCGCATACCGTATGAAAGAAACGCTTCGACGGCTTCTAAAAATCGAAGACACCAACGAGGTAGAAGCAGATCTGAAAAGGTGGCTTTTGTGGACGGGCTACAGCAAAAATCCGGCTTTCAAAAAACTGTATCAGAAGGTCAAGTGCCACTAA
- a CDS encoding NAD/NADP-dependent octopine/nopaline dehydrogenase family protein produces the protein MEASVAVIGAGNGGTAIAAYLSSQGVKVNLCDPFPQYIAGIQQANGVNLTVNGRTSHCQLNLVTTDIPLAIQDIHLIMVVTPSFTHRLIAEACFNALEEGQTVVLNPGRTGGALDFLNVIRSRGCKADVTIAEAQTLIYACRKTGPSSVEISGIKKKILLGALPANRTEQVLAMLRPFYPQFVAAKNCLETSLSNIGALFHPTPLLLNIGRVESETGGFRYYLDGISPSVTVLVKEIDNERMAVAAAYGVSVLSAEEWLVESYDTHGEDLYHLIQNNAAYSTIKAPKTIDARYITEDVPMSLVPISELGRKAGVATPNIDAVIQLTSAIYKRDFRASGRCLKNLSLDSMEREQIIHYFETGSR, from the coding sequence ATGGAAGCGAGTGTTGCAGTTATTGGTGCAGGGAATGGCGGAACGGCAATCGCCGCATACCTTTCCAGCCAAGGCGTAAAAGTAAATCTATGTGACCCTTTTCCACAGTACATTGCCGGCATTCAACAAGCAAATGGCGTTAATCTAACCGTGAACGGGCGAACATCGCACTGTCAGTTGAATTTAGTGACGACTGATATTCCTCTTGCCATTCAGGATATTCATTTGATCATGGTTGTCACACCTTCTTTTACTCATCGGTTGATTGCAGAAGCTTGTTTCAATGCGTTGGAAGAGGGACAGACTGTTGTCTTGAATCCTGGACGTACTGGCGGAGCTTTGGATTTTCTCAATGTAATCCGTAGCCGGGGCTGCAAGGCTGACGTTACCATTGCGGAGGCACAGACACTGATCTATGCCTGTCGTAAGACGGGGCCCTCGTCTGTGGAAATCAGCGGTATAAAGAAAAAGATCCTTCTGGGAGCTCTTCCGGCAAACCGTACGGAACAGGTATTGGCAATGCTCAGGCCTTTTTATCCACAGTTCGTGGCAGCGAAGAACTGTCTGGAGACAAGTCTTTCTAACATTGGTGCGCTTTTCCATCCAACGCCGCTGTTGCTGAATATCGGTAGGGTTGAGAGTGAAACTGGTGGTTTTCGTTATTACCTTGATGGGATTTCCCCTTCCGTGACTGTTCTTGTCAAAGAGATTGACAATGAACGTATGGCCGTTGCCGCTGCTTATGGTGTGAGCGTCCTCAGTGCAGAAGAATGGCTGGTTGAATCGTATGATACTCATGGAGAGGATTTGTATCATTTGATTCAGAATAATGCCGCCTACAGCACAATCAAGGCACCAAAGACAATTGATGCCCGTTATATTACTGAGGATGTACCAATGAGCCTTGTGCCAATCTCCGAGCTGGGGCGTAAAGCGGGCGTTGCCACGCCCAATATCGACGCTGTTATCCAGCTGACAAGCGCAATCTATAAACGAGATTTCCGAGCGAGCGGTCGCTGTTTAAAGAATCTTAGCCTTGACAGTATGGAGAGGGAACAAATCATTCATTATTTTGAGACTGGCAGCCGTTGA
- a CDS encoding YitT family protein: MLENIAARLRVTPEALKEELRTFFVTTVGTLLYCVGTVFFIKPAMLPNTGVMGVCLFLNYLSDIPLGLSNAVFNFALFLFAYKMLPKRFFYWTLYSTVLMSLGMEFFARFPAPVIADRMLLVVVAAVLHGIALATVFSGGGSTGGIDIVCVAVRRKTGVELGNISMLLNFAVILLFFWVVSVENVVYGLLLSYITSLVMNGDLRAFSSRKEAMIITSEAELVRNYIVYTLHRGVTIFDARGGFNAAPRHVLITLLAPRQEILLKLFLKEHDPNAFLRLSVASEVLGKGFQKWEE; this comes from the coding sequence ATGCTTGAAAACATCGCAGCGCGTCTGCGCGTCACCCCCGAAGCGCTGAAAGAGGAACTGCGGACTTTTTTCGTCACCACTGTCGGCACCCTGCTCTACTGCGTCGGCACCGTTTTCTTCATCAAACCGGCAATGCTACCCAACACGGGCGTCATGGGCGTTTGCCTGTTCCTCAACTACCTCAGTGACATTCCGCTGGGGCTCAGCAACGCCGTGTTCAACTTCGCGCTTTTCCTTTTCGCTTACAAGATGCTCCCCAAGCGCTTCTTCTACTGGACGCTCTACTCTACCGTCCTGATGTCGCTGGGCATGGAATTTTTTGCGCGTTTCCCCGCGCCGGTCATCGCCGACCGTATGCTACTGGTCGTCGTCGCGGCCGTGCTGCACGGCATCGCGCTGGCGACGGTGTTTTCAGGCGGCGGCTCCACCGGCGGCATCGACATCGTGTGCGTCGCGGTACGGCGCAAAACGGGCGTGGAGCTAGGCAACATTTCGATGCTGCTGAACTTCGCCGTGATCCTGCTGTTCTTCTGGGTCGTCTCGGTCGAGAACGTCGTCTACGGACTGCTGCTGTCCTACATCACGTCGCTGGTCATGAACGGCGACCTGCGGGCCTTTTCCTCGCGCAAGGAAGCCATGATCATCACCAGCGAAGCGGAACTGGTGCGCAACTACATCGTCTACACGCTGCACCGCGGCGTGACGATCTTCGATGCCCGCGGCGGCTTCAACGCCGCCCCCCGTCACGTGCTGATCACCCTGCTCGCCCCGCGCCAAGAGATCCTGCTGAAGCTGTTCCTCAAAGAACACGACCCCAACGCCTTCCTGCGCCTTTCCGTCGCCTCGGAAGTGCTGGGCAAGGGATTCCAGAAGTGGGAAGAATAA
- a CDS encoding IS30 family transposase has protein sequence MSISYATIYRCISSGAFVCTYLKSVARTVIDMLKDLPHESVTPDRGCEFYNFEQIGAGLGGTKLYYPKPHQPWQRGTNENTNGLLRECFPKKKDVTDIPNEVIQMYVRRLNSRPRKCLHWKSPYEVFYSASLRLV, from the coding sequence ATCTCCATCAGCTATGCGACGATTTACCGCTGCATCTCCAGCGGCGCTTTTGTCTGTACGTACCTCAAGAGCGTCGCCAGGACCGTCATCGATATGCTGAAAGATCTGCCCCATGAAAGCGTCACTCCGGATCGTGGCTGCGAGTTCTACAATTTCGAACAGATTGGCGCCGGTCTGGGCGGAACGAAACTCTATTATCCGAAACCACACCAGCCATGGCAGCGGGGTACGAACGAAAACACCAACGGATTGTTACGGGAATGTTTTCCAAAGAAGAAGGATGTCACGGATATACCTAATGAAGTTATCCAGATGTATGTCAGACGCTTGAACTCTCGACCTCGTAAATGTCTTCACTGGAAATCTCCTTACGAAGTTTTCTACTCTGCCTCGTTGCGCTTGGTTTGA
- a CDS encoding nitrilase-related carbon-nitrogen hydrolase — protein sequence MNGQSPARIACVQMDVVQGNMGQNLDTAQRMIEQACQNGANLLVLPEMYNTGCVFDRRSDVFALAEAVPNGRSSRMLENIARKHGIYIVASLVEKEENDLFNTAILVGPDGFVGKYRKLHPCEDEVYWVEPGNLGLPVFHTRIGRIGVIICLDAYYPETFRILALQGADIVCVPSNWSDVKETRALPDPYWTMAPVLCMANALSNHIIVAGTNRVGQTGKMKFPGQSIIVGPWGNPIAGPGLMKEGVIYADVDLCDSRRKYFHPTNSRLANRRIDVYSYDLGYRPEKYM from the coding sequence ATGAACGGTCAGTCGCCAGCAAGAATAGCTTGTGTACAGATGGATGTTGTACAGGGAAATATGGGACAGAATCTTGATACCGCCCAGCGAATGATCGAGCAAGCCTGTCAAAATGGGGCCAATCTGCTTGTTCTGCCTGAAATGTATAATACCGGTTGCGTGTTTGACAGGCGTTCCGACGTGTTTGCGCTTGCGGAAGCGGTGCCGAATGGAAGAAGCTCTCGGATGCTGGAGAATATAGCTCGTAAACATGGCATTTATATTGTCGCCTCATTGGTGGAGAAGGAAGAAAACGATCTCTTTAATACTGCAATATTAGTGGGACCTGACGGTTTTGTAGGCAAATATCGCAAGCTTCATCCCTGCGAAGATGAAGTCTATTGGGTTGAACCGGGAAATCTCGGTCTGCCAGTGTTTCATACGCGTATAGGTCGCATTGGTGTAATTATTTGTCTTGATGCATATTACCCAGAGACGTTTCGCATACTTGCATTGCAGGGCGCAGACATTGTCTGTGTCCCATCCAACTGGAGTGACGTCAAGGAAACACGCGCTTTACCGGATCCTTATTGGACAATGGCTCCTGTACTGTGCATGGCGAATGCTCTCTCCAACCACATCATTGTTGCTGGCACGAACCGCGTGGGACAAACAGGAAAGATGAAATTCCCCGGACAGAGTATTATTGTCGGACCATGGGGAAATCCAATTGCGGGGCCCGGGCTCATGAAAGAAGGAGTTATCTACGCTGACGTTGATCTGTGTGACAGTAGGCGCAAATATTTCCATCCGACAAACAGCCGTCTCGCGAACCGTCGGATTGACGTGTACAGTTATGACCTAGGTTATCGTCCTGAAAAATATATGTAG
- a CDS encoding MurR/RpiR family transcriptional regulator, whose product MMDINRGGAVMQNFLEKIQKRQSAFSPAVRKVATYIMEHYSDIPFCTITDVATAAGVSVTSVIKFCTEMQYSAFSEFKQAMRDHIQQTLISHYNINDDNFTEAHQQSVLDEVTRLDIENIHRTMNNPINQENIKKFFHLAEKAHIIYTMGFRTSAIFATYTSLLLRMQGLTVFPITPGIGDYIDKMLTVHSDDLVMAFSFNRYSKDVVKMLKTLHDRKIPIVLVTDDKLSPSYVYADLVFTCSTRTQNYVASYVGCMSLLNSIFAYGISHYKSYVKSLSQLEQFYSDYETFYEP is encoded by the coding sequence ATGATGGACATAAATCGAGGTGGGGCTGTAATGCAAAATTTCTTGGAAAAAATTCAAAAGAGACAATCTGCTTTTTCTCCCGCAGTGAGAAAAGTTGCAACCTACATCATGGAGCATTACAGTGACATTCCTTTTTGTACGATTACTGATGTAGCGACAGCTGCCGGCGTAAGCGTGACATCGGTGATAAAGTTTTGCACTGAAATGCAGTATTCCGCATTTTCGGAGTTCAAACAGGCAATGCGGGATCATATTCAGCAAACTTTGATTAGTCACTACAATATCAACGACGATAATTTCACCGAGGCACACCAACAGAGCGTTTTGGATGAAGTAACAAGACTAGATATCGAGAATATTCACAGGACAATGAATAACCCGATTAATCAAGAAAATATAAAGAAATTTTTTCACCTAGCTGAAAAAGCTCATATTATCTATACGATGGGATTCCGAACCTCGGCAATCTTTGCAACCTACACAAGTTTATTGTTGCGTATGCAAGGACTTACGGTTTTTCCGATTACGCCCGGAATTGGCGATTATATCGACAAAATGCTTACGGTTCATTCTGACGATTTAGTTATGGCCTTTTCATTCAATCGTTATTCAAAAGACGTGGTCAAGATGCTCAAAACGCTGCATGACAGAAAAATTCCTATCGTTTTAGTGACGGATGACAAGCTTTCACCGTCATATGTTTATGCAGATTTAGTTTTTACATGTTCGACACGGACACAGAATTACGTAGCGTCCTATGTAGGCTGCATGTCGCTCCTCAATTCAATTTTTGCTTATGGTATTTCACATTACAAAAGCTACGTGAAATCTTTAAGTCAACTTGAACAGTTTTATTCTGACTACGAAACTTTTTACGAGCCGTAA